The following is a genomic window from Dendrosporobacter quercicolus.
TCGTTTCAGATAGGCTTTGCAATGGCAGCGCGTCCGGAAGCCGGGACTACGGCGGCTGGCCCCGCACGCTGCGCGGGGCCCCGGCAGGACACTCCGGCCGGACCGGCCTGAGCACCACCGGCCGACCCAGCCGGGCGTCCCGCCGGCCGCCGGGAACGACAACAAAGCACGCAGCCCGGAGAACGGCGGCGACCAAACCGCTCCACCGGGCCACCTGCCGCCACTCGCCTGGCCAAGCGGCAACCGCCGTTCGTTCCCTGCCGCGGCCGCGCCCGTCCCGCCCCGTGGACACCAAAGGCGCGTGTCCACTCTCCGTCCTCCCTTCCCCCCGAGCCCCCCCATCCCACCTGAATGGCGTTGCCGTCCAAAGCGGTGGGCCGCGATTGAAATCCGGGGGGAAGGGAGGACTGCGGGCGCCCTGCGGGAAGGACTACCCCCCAAACCCCCCGCTAAGGAGCGGCCGAACAAATTGGGGGGTACGCGGCCGCGGCAGGGCCCTTCACTCAGCTAAGAGGCAGCAAGACGGCGGCGGCGGCAGACGGCCCGGTTCCGCTGGGACGGACCCACCCCCTGACCCCCTCCCGGCGAACAAACGGGAGGGGGAAAGCCGGCGCTGCCACGCTGTCTGCCCCAAGCGGCTTACCCTGTGCTGCCGCCAAAGGCGCGCGGCCGCCCAGCGTAAGCCGGGCCTGCTCCCTGGCGTCGGTAAGGAAAGCGCACCGGCCACGGCGGCCAAACCCGTGCCGCCGTGTTCCGTGCGACGGGCCTGCCGGCAGCAAGGGAGCCGCGAACTGCGCGGCGGGAAATAAAAAGGCCGCCCTCATCCAGTGGGAGCGGCACGCATAGCCGGAAAAATTTTTCTTTTTCAGTTTTGGCAAAATATGCTATACTGACGGTACAGGCTGCTCGGGGGACGGTTAGCCCCTTCCTGTTACAGGAAGGGGGTGGTATGATGACGATTTACGAAGCATTGACATTTGCGATTGCATTTGCCACGCTTATGGTATTAGTCACAACCAAAAAGAAATAACCGCCCCTGCTCAAAAGCGGCGGTTATTTCTTAAATAACGCAGTTTTGGGCTAACCGTTTTCCGGTTAGACAGCCTGTGAGGGCTGGCGTGCTTGCAACACGTCAGTCCTTTTCTTATATTATACCCATCGGCACAAGAATATGCAAGCATTCCGGAAAAAATCCCCGTTGGCCGGTCCAGTTTACTTGCAATTCGGTGCAGATGCGCTATAATGGAACTAGGTGGAAATTAAAAAGCCGCCGCGACCCGAAAGTGTTGGCGCACTTTCAGGCACGCGCAAGGTGCCGAAGACACCTACACGTAACAGCAAGCTGTCCACGGCGACAATTCTATTATACAATGCCCGCCGCTTGAATACAAGCGCGGCGCAGCGTATGACAGGAGCTGCCGGCAGGGCGGGTGCTGATTGTGTGCGACTTGACGCAGCAGACGATGGAGCCTATTCCTCGCTACTCTTACTGTCAACGGAGAGGCAGGCGTCTTACATACGATTGAACGCCTTTCTGTTGTAGCCGGTAGGCGACGGCTACTGAGTACGGGAATGGAGCACACGACGAAGCCAAGCGCATGTGTAGGGATAAACCCTTGCATGCGCTTTTTAATTTCCCCCTATCAAGGCCATGTTGCCGGCAATCCGGCCCCCTGTTGGCCGGGGGCCCGGTCCGGCGCTGGCTGGCACAGGGGGAATATAGTATGGCTATTATGGGAAAGAGTACTCGCATCCTCACCGTCTACTATACCTATCAGAACGGCGCGACCCGGCCATTAATCCGTTTGCAGGGCAAATGGCTGCAGGAGCTTGGCTTTTTACCCGGCGCTAAAATCGAAGTGCAAGAAAACAAGGGCAGCCTGTTCATCAAGGCCCGCCCCTTGCCGGAGCCATGCCGCCGGGGAACGGTAGGCGGTAACGATGCTGACCGTTGAGCAGGTCAGGAAGAAACTGCAAAGCAGCAGGGTTCTCTGCGGCCGGCTGGTCACCAGCCCGGACGGTTCGGAATGGATACGGGTAGAGCTGACGCGGGCTGCCCTGAAATACTACCAGGCACGGGTGACCTGTTACGGCTTCATCCCGGATTAGGGCTTCGCCGTTTGGCGCGGCAGGGTTCTGCGACCGGGAGGCCAGTGCTAAGTCTACGTTGTCCCGCCGCCGGCTTATTCAGGATGCCACACCGGTCAAGGCTGCGCCTGCTCCGCTGCGCTGCGCCCCTGCGGGTGACGCGGTGTGCCGCGCCAAGGTGACGGCGGCGGGGAACTGCTGGCGCTGCGCGGGAGGTGCGGGGTATGCGGGACTATCTGGACAGGCGGTGGCGGGTGGAGGCCGCGCTGTGGATTTGCTACTGGCACGCCCTGGGACGGGACGACCAGGAAAGTGTCTGGTACTGCGCCGGCCACAGCCTGCTGCTGTCGGTGTTCTGGCTGGCGGCGCTGGCCGGCGGGCTGCTGGTTTTGGGGGCGTTTATGCAGTTTTTGCAGGGAGGCTGCCGGTAATGCCGGCAGTTTTTTTGCGGGCAGCAGCCTGGTGAAGATAAAAAAGCCCCCACAACGCTGCGGGGGCGGTGACAGACCAGGCACGATGTTGCTGCAGGAGGACATTCTTGCAGGATGCAACTGACTGACGCGGCCCGGCTGCGCCGGGCGGCAACCGGGGGCTGCCCCGCGGTTTGCCCGCCCTCAGTCGTTTTCTGCTACAACAACCGTACAACAACGCGGCGGAAACTGCATTTTCCAAACGGTCAATGAAGTGGTGTTTCATGGTCGAGGGGGCAGTCGGAAACAATGCATTGAGCCATGAGGCAATTTGTTCCTGCCCGCCGGATATCCTGTGGGTGTAGACATTGAGCAACATTTGTATGGTACTGTGGCCCAGCCGGTACTGGGCGTCTTTGATACTGACGCCGCTTGCCGAGAGGCGGCTGGCGTAATCGTGCCGCAGTTTATGAAAGGTGATAGTAAGGTCGCCGTTTTGACCAGGAGTTGAAATCATTTGGACCAGTTGCGCGGGTCCTGGAGTTTGCCGAAGGAATTGGGGAATACCAGGCCTTATCCTCCCAGGGCCGGCCGTCAGCCTTACTGGCGGTAATAGCGGCTGCCTGGCGTGCCTGAAGCCGCTTAACCTCAAGCATGATGACTTCCGGCAGCGGCAAGAGGCGCTGCCGGAAGTCGGTTTTGGGGTCATTGAGTTCCGGGCCGTCGTCGGTGATGATGTCGGCCCGCTGGATAATGACGCTGTCAGTGGTGAAATCGAAGTCTATTCACTTCAATCTGAATAGTTCGGAGCGGCTGATACCGGTGGCCCATTCCAGGGACAGGGCAGTATACATTGCCGCGTCGGCCCTGGCTTCCGTAAACAGGTGCGTCCACTCTGCGCTGCTTAATGGTACAAACTCTTTTCGGCGCTTTTGGGCAGGGACACGGTTTTGAAGGGCAGCCAGTGGAGGATATCTTCATAAAAGCTTGTTCAGGGCAATGCGCAGGACGGTAAAGGCCAGTTCGGCCAGGCGCGGCCCGCCGCCATTGTCCTTGATGGTGTTGACCATCTGTTGAATATCAATCCCCGAAGGGAATGGGAATCCGTTTAGCGAAAATGTAAAAACATGCAGTTTGCTTGGACTGCTTTTGAAGGATCGGAATGAGAGGTGCGCAGATTTGATAAAGACAGGTACAATTGGTGAAGTCGATTCCGTTATTGATGAAACTATTGATAAGCGTAAGGCGCTATTAAGTCAAAGATATAATAACTGCACTTTACTTGACAGGCAATTTGAAATTTTAGATGTGATAAAAGTTGCCAATTTATGTTTTTTTTATATTATGTTTGGTAGCAGGGAACAGCATGAGCAATTAAAACCGAACCAACCGTACTATCTGGAAGGCATTAATATATTGTTTGATCAGGTATTCTGTGATTTTACAAAAAATGAATTTGCACCAACCTTTTTAACACAAGAGGTGGAAAAAATTCATGCTTTAATAATATTTTGTGGAGAAATTGGTTTTTTTAACCGGATAAAAGATTATTGTAAATATAACCTGATTGAATATACTGGGAAATCAGAACATAAGCTATGTTTTCGCTTTGTTAACAGATATATGGGGCTTGAAAACCTGGAGATAATGGAAGATATGATACGGACTGAGAAAATTATAAAAGCGCAGGAGGAGGCTGTAAAAACAGATTCTGATCAAAGGGCAAAAATCACTAAGCGAATGCGTAAGTATGTAAAGCCAAGGAGAAAACACTTCATTAGTTATGATACAAACCCGGAAATTGATGAGTACTATATAAGGTTGGCTGAATTATACATGGAAAGAACTTTTCAGTTTGAATGCTTTCCCGGTGATGTAAAATTTGGAGGAATTCCCTATTCTATTTATATACGCAGTGCCGTGTTAATTATCAGTTTTGCGTTGAAACATATTGCCTATGCACAATTATTAACACAGAAACACCGGAAAATAGCCTTTGTGAATGTACTTACAATAAACAGGGATATAAGCGAAATGGTTGAAGTGTTCTGCATTGCGTGTGGAATTAGCAGGAATGATGCCAGACAAGTCCTCGACTGTTTTACATTAACCTATGAGAAATACAGTTTTCACAGGAGAAACATGGATTATCTGCTTATGCCATACATTATTGTTTCAAAAACACAGCTGGTATTTTCAATTGCCGGTGCTTTAAGCGGTATATATACTTTTCTGATGGGGGAATTAAACCGGAAGTTTCAGAAGGACTGGGATAGAAACATACTTGAGCGTGAAAGTCAATTCCGGAATGATTTATATAATTTGTTTGATGATTCGTTGTATATTAAAATTGGCCATAATCTTCCGGTCCAGTCTGACGGGAAAACTATAACCGATATAGACGCTTGTATTGTTGAAAAAGCTACAGGCCAAATTATATTCTTTCAGTTAAAATGGCAGGAGCAATATGGTCGCAATATTGGAAGAAGGCAGAGCAGAATGCAGAATTTTCTCAGGGAGACTAACAGATGGATCAACGATATGACGATATGGCTGGGTAAGAAAGACAGACGAAAACTGGCCAGTATGCTGGGATTAAAGGAAAAACAGATTGATTTTGACAAGTTCAGCTTAATTGTTGCCGGGAAATATTCAGCACACTTTTCAGGTCTTGACAAACCGGACGACAGGGCGGAATGGGTTCTATGGCTCCAGCTCCAAAGATTGTATGATGAAGATAGCACAACTTTTAGAAGTCTTGAGACGTTAATAAAAAAATTAAAGGAAGACAACCCATATAACAGGCTACCTGAACAAAAAGGCCAATTATTTCACGCAAAAGAAACAGATATAGAAATTGCTCCATATAGTGCGGATTGAGATTGTGCTGTCAAACAAAGGTGTGTATTTTCCGGGTACTGCTGAATCCCCGCCGCCGGTCTTTATGATATCACACCGGTCAAGGC
Proteins encoded in this region:
- a CDS encoding SymE family type I addiction module toxin, with protein sequence MAIMGKSTRILTVYYTYQNGATRPLIRLQGKWLQELGFLPGAKIEVQENKGSLFIKARPLPEPCRRGTVGGNDADR
- a CDS encoding tyrosine-type recombinase/integrase, whose amino-acid sequence is MISTPGQNGDLTITFHKLRHDYASRLSASGVSIKDAQYRLGHSTIQMLLNVYTHRISGGQEQIASWLNALFPTAPSTMKHHFIDRLENAVSAALLYGCCSRKRLRAGKPRGSPRLPPGAAGPRQSVASCKNVLLQQHRAWSVTAPAALWGLFYLHQAAARKKTAGITGSLPAKTA